The following are from one region of the Vitis riparia cultivar Riparia Gloire de Montpellier isolate 1030 chromosome 14, EGFV_Vit.rip_1.0, whole genome shotgun sequence genome:
- the LOC117929894 gene encoding plasma membrane ATPase 2-like isoform X2 produces the protein MLRSDRRPPLIKVFAKGVDKEMVVLMVARDSRLEKEDAIDAAIVAMLDDPNEELQRYTSFHLIQLIKVHRLHTLTTLVKCIELARVLQSRF, from the exons ATGCTGAGGTCTGATAGAAGGCCACCTTTGATAAAG GTTTTTGCCAAAGGTGTTGACAAGGAAATGGTTGTATTGATGGTTGCAAGAGATTCAAGGTTGGAGAAGGAAGATGCTATTGATGCTGCAATTGTGGCAATGTTGGATGATCCTAATGAG GAATTACAGAGGTACACTTCCTTCCATTTAATCCAACTGATAAAAGTACATCGCTTACATACATTGACAACTTTGGTAAAATGCATAGAGCTAGCAAGGGTGCTCCAGAGCAG GTTCTGA
- the LOC117930494 gene encoding probable disease resistance protein At1g52660 gives MLGFQFQGKDETTRAVELKQRLKKETILIILDDIWKEVDLEKVGIPSKDDQKKCKIVLASRNEAVLRKDMGAQECFPIQHLSQEEAWHLFKKTAGDSVENNLELQPTAREVVKECEGLLPVAIVTIAKALKDESLAVRKNALEELRSSAPTNIREVEEKVYC, from the coding sequence ATGTTAGGCTTCCAATTTCAGGGGAAAGATGAAACCACAAGAGCAGTTGAACTGAAGCAGAGACTGAAGAAGGAGACGATCCTTATTATCTTAGATGACATTTGGAAGGAAGTTGATTTGGAGAAAGTTGGAATTCCTTCTAAAGATGATCAGAAAAAATGCAAAATAGTGTTGGCTTCTAGAAATGAAGCCGTATTACGCAAAGACATGGGCGCACAAGAATGTTTTCCAATTCAACATCTATCACAAGAAGAAGCTTGGCATTTATTTAAGAAGACAGCAGGTGATTCCGTGGAGAATAATCTTGAATTGCAACCCACAGCAAGGGAGGTAGTTAAAGAATGCGAGGGTCTTCTACCAGTTGCAATTGTAACAATTGCAAAGGCATTAAAAGATGAAAGCCTGGCTGTAAGGAAGAATGCCTTGGAAGAACTCAGGAGTTCTGCACCAACAAACATCAGAGAAGTGGAGGAAAAAGTATActgctaa
- the LOC117929894 gene encoding plasma membrane ATPase 2-like isoform X1, with protein MLRSDRRPPLIKVFAKGVDKEMVVLMVARDSRLEKEDAIDAAIVAMLDDPNEELQRYTSFHLIQLIKVHRLHTLTTLVKCIELARVLQSRNRARE; from the exons ATGCTGAGGTCTGATAGAAGGCCACCTTTGATAAAG GTTTTTGCCAAAGGTGTTGACAAGGAAATGGTTGTATTGATGGTTGCAAGAGATTCAAGGTTGGAGAAGGAAGATGCTATTGATGCTGCAATTGTGGCAATGTTGGATGATCCTAATGAG GAATTACAGAGGTACACTTCCTTCCATTTAATCCAACTGATAAAAGTACATCGCTTACATACATTGACAACTTTGGTAAAATGCATAGAGCTAGCAAGGGTGCTCCAGAGCAG AAATAGGGCAAGGGAATAG